A region of Salvia splendens isolate huo1 chromosome 17, SspV2, whole genome shotgun sequence DNA encodes the following proteins:
- the LOC121774282 gene encoding uncharacterized protein LOC121774282: protein MGWSEAEIICANHPDEIPQPGICPSCLRERLSRIIGKYSTNYDSFIPSSASPVYYYASSSAGSSPGRGRSERRHMRVVSDVMDSIYVAFGGGGTGLKKSRSMVNYAAARDGGVNGNVNKKKKKKGGFWNKLLMRSSGKKSLLW from the coding sequence atgggttGGTCCGAAGCCGAAATCATCTGCGCAAATCATCCAGACGAAATTCCACAGCCAGGAATCTGCCCCTCTTGTCTGAGAGAGAGGCTTTCTAGAATCATCGGTAAATATTCCACCAATTACGATAGCTTTATTCCGTCTTCGGCTTCTCCAGTTTATTACTACGCCTCTTCCTCCGCCGGATCTTCGCCGGGACGGGGACGCAGCGAGCGGCGGCACATGAGGGTGGTGTCGGATGTGATGGATTCGATTTACGTGGCGTTTGGCGGCGGCGGCACCGGATTGAAGAAGAGTAGGTCGATGGTGAATTATGCGGCGGCGAGAGACGGCGGCGTGAATGGTAATGTtaataagaagaaaaagaagaaaggtGGGTTTTGGAATAAGCTGTTGATGCGTTCAAGTGGAAAGAAATCTCTATTGTggtga